CACCCACATATCTGTGAACGTAGTCAGAGCCAAGCTGGTCCACGGCAAGGCTGTAAACCACGGGCCGTGATATCTCACCCAGAACACAGGGTTCAGACCAGTCTCCAAGGGACAACCTGGGAGCACACAGCCACAATGACAACCTTTACTGAGTGCTTAGACAAGAGGACcgttattattatatttttaaaaGAATAGTATTAAATAAAGTTCCAGTATTTGTACAATCACAATCAACAGATCCTCATACTTGTACTACCTGTCCTCCAACATGGGCCTCATCATTTGAGGATGGAATGAGACAAATTATCAGACATATGCATTGAGAAAATATAATTATGGCAACTGTCAACAATGGGTGGTAACCAAACAGTCAGTGATAAGTGAGGAAGTAAAGAAGTAATTCAAATGTATCGTGCTTTCCATTCTGGTCAGGTGACAGGtcaggaccaatcagagaccagaattgCTTCTTTACTTCCTTACTTACCACTGATTGTCTGGTTACCACCCATTGTCTACCGACAGCAACTACAATGGGCATTGCCACAACTTGGCAAAAACAAGTCAGTTAAAAAAGGGCACAGAACAGATGCATTTTTGTTTGGGTACCTCTGTCCATCCACTGTACACACTGAGACGCCCCACTTCCCAAGgtcctcacttcctgtgtctTTCTCCTGCTAAACCACATGTTCAACTCCTTTGAAATCTCATACATTATTTATCGATGTTATTGTGCATGACATATTTTATACTGAACGGTATCAGAAGTAGGTTTCTTTCATTAAAATGGAAGACTGGTCCAAACCTTCACAGATGACAGCTGTTTGCATTTCACAAAGAGCTTTTGTGTTTCCTCTGTGAATGTGAAAAAGTCAGGGATGACAAATCTCCCTTGCAGTGCTTTCAGGATGAATGAGACAAAGCCCGTCACACACCTTAGGAGGGATGTAAATGATAGCAAATGTTATGAGTGTATCACAAAGCTGGCAGATTACAAATGTGACAAATGTTCTTTTGAACTGACAAAAGACATCAGTGTCCTGATTTAGGCTCAACACTTGTAGGTTGTTGAACGAGAGGTTTGACCACTGCTTTGAAAAATAGGTGTCCTGAGCATAATCAGGGCATAGACAACCTCTCTTGTTAggcatgaaaacaaacaatgttACCAGGAGACAGTGACTAAATATGCAACTGCCTCGTGGGCCATGTAATATGTTCTTTTTATACTTAAAGACGTATAACAGAGTTTTCATCTACAAGCAAGTTAACTAGTCAACTGCCTTGCCTTGCAGACAGACTTAGAAAGTCAAACAATTACATGATAAGCATGACCAATCTTATCCTGTGATAACCAGACACCCATTCCATATATATGTATAGGGAAGTTAATACTAAGCTGGGAGCTGGGAGAGTTGTGAGTCTGACCTTTGAAATGTGTTCCTGTCAACTGTTCCATCTGAGTCCTGTAGCTTTCTCATTAGTATGTAGCAGTCTTTAATTCTGGGGTCAGTTCTCTGTATTCCAGAAGTCCACATCGGCTGTAGAGacaaacaaatgtttttaaatgatcgtttttttttctttatatcTATTTGATAGCGAAATAAGTTGGTCTCAGTACATAACAACAGTGATCCCATCCAATGGCCCATACCTCAAAAAAGTGATTTGTATTCACTTTTCCATTTGAGGCAAAGCTGTCAAAGAGGACATCAGAGGCCCTGCCCCATAGATTGAAAAAATACAGTTAATGAAATACACTTAGACAGGACACACTGAACACTTAGACAGGACACACTGAACACTTAGACAGGACTCACTGAACACTTAGACAGGACTCACTGAACACTTAGACAGGACTCACTGAACACTTAGACAGGACTCACTGAACACTTAGACATGACTCACTGAACACTTAGACATGACTCACTGAACACTTAGGTAGGGACTTCCTACCTATAGCACACATACCTATCAGCTTGTACACCTCTGTCATACAGTATGGCATTCATGTGCACAGGGCTCACTTACCCTTTTCGCTTCTGTTGCCCCTGCTGGGCGTCAGGCCTGCCAGCAGTGAGCCAGGGTTGGGGGGTCTGTCTCTCATGGTCGCCTTGGGGCAAAGGAGGTTTCTGGCTGCCATTACCAATGAAAGATGGCAAGCCTGAAACAGAAAAGATGTAGTAAACAGCAGACTGGAGTATTCTGTTTAAGACCCATTTTTTCATAAAGTAATGGAAATTAGATTAGAAAAGCCTCACTGACAAAATTTTAGGCACTAGATTTCAGATATGTCTGGCAATGGTTTCGACCCAGCATAGGTGGGTGCAATGAAACAAAAGGTAGAAGGAGGGGAAAGAGTAATTATGGGGAACATATCTTCAGCTCAACAGCACCTCTTTAGCTTACCTGTTGACCCTGGGCTGACAAAGCTGACAGGCCTCTGAGACTGAAAGGAATTCCTTGGCAAAGGATGTGGAATATTTCCGGGCAAAGGTGTTTCCTGATATGAAAACAGCAGCAGGTCAAAGCTATTTGATAAGTAAGACAGACATTCAGTAGTCTTCGGGGGCTATTCAATTTTTTTGTGAATGTCTCTACTGCAAAGCATTTCAAGAAAAGCAGAGCAATGTCTAGACAAGCCAATTCGTCATTTCAAAGTACATGACATAGCTTAGGATTCAAAGCAAATTTCCCTTTCACAGAGTCCCAGCAAAGTCTTTAAATGTCTGAATAAACACAGATGCTACATTGTGTGGAAAACTTAATCATTACCTTTACAAGCCCCCACATAGGCAGACATATGTCAGCCAGCAATTGCTTCCAAACCTCAGGGGGCATGTTTTACAACAGGTGAGAAATATCTTAACTTCACCCCAAGGCACAGTCTCTGCTCAGGCACGTTCAATTCAATTTACACAGAGCAGAACAATGCACCTTTTATAGTTATGATGTTAATCCTTTAGGAGCAAATAGCTAGCCAAGCCTTTCATCTATTCTTCAGGATAAGAGCTCAAAATCACCACTTCATTCATTCTCAGTTTTAGTTATTCGAGTTGTATTCGATGTGCTGCCTCAATAAATATTTCATTAGGTTTAACTACAGAAAAATGTCACGTCATACTATGTCACCTCAGAAGGTGATATTTGATCAAGCCTGATCTACATTGACTGAACTGttagcatgtgtatatgtgtgtgtgtgtgtgtgtgtgtgtgtgtgtgtgtgtgtgtgtgtgtgtgtgtgtgtgtgtgtgtgtgtgtgtgtgtgtgtgtgtgtgtgtgtgtgtgtgtctgtgtgtgtgtgtgtgtaggtgggtgatGGAATGGCAGTAGCAGGGGAGCGTCGTGTCTCTACCTGGTTTTCATCTCCTTTCACTGGGCTAAGGTTCCTGTCCAGGGGGGCCTCTGTTATTTCACTATTTTCTAGGGAAACAAaagaatacaaatatacatGTTTTCTATGTCATCCTCTCTTGTTCTTCTGGCCTGAAATGTTTTTGTTGGTTGGCATACCCTAAACCTCAGCGGTCACATAACAAGGTTCCCGAAACCAAAAGAGAAATAACGTCACAAATTGGTTTCTATGGTGACAGATGActttaattgttttattttaacattttcTTCATGATCCTGCTTATTAAATCACCACATGAAcatgcttttttccccctctctgaaGCCCCGTTGTCTGCTTTTGTTCAAAGCTTCAGAGCTGTTAGAGTAAAAGCTAGTGAGATGAAAGGGGTGGCAAAATAGCCcctggcacgtcagacagaaaTTTTCACTGCTTCATGCTGGACTTTAACTAAAGCTATATGAACTACTTAACTCTCTAAAAGGGCTAATTTGTAACCAAAATTCATAAATTGTAATAGGTGGTAAGTGTTCTACGAACTGCACTTTCTCAActcaagtgtttttttgttgttgttttgttctgcTCTTTTTGACATTATATTGGGACATTCCAGACCAAAGTATGTGGGCCGTTTGCCCAGGGCTAagtgtgtgcagacagagacatacaAATTTACAATCACCTGCCACATGGTTTGAGAAGAAAAACAGTCCACCTCAAGAATAACATCTaaaaaacacctaaaaaaaaaaactcaatatGTGTAGACGGTCCATTTAATGCAGCTAACATAACTACTGACAATGAGATATGTTATTGCAGCCATGCTCTCTAAACAGATGAACTGAAATACTAACTGTTTGCATGTGGTCCTCCGAAGAATGGCAGCATGAAAAGTCAACATCTCAACATTATCCTGACACTTTTTCACACGGGAAACATTGAGTGCCACATCACATCGTtttaaagaggttttttttaagttcaccACACCTACTTCCCCCTCACATTTCTAGGGCCCAGACTCCCACCACAGTCCCCATAAAATGAGCCTGTCTGGGCTGCAGATCCCTCTTAGCACCGGACTATTATAGCTCAGTGGAGCTACACCCACAGGCCAGGGCCACTGTCACCCAAAAGCTACACTGTGCTCACCCAAATTACACACTACTGCTCCATGACTACGCATACCTCTCACGTCCTCCTCCTTGTTGGGCTCTAGTAGTTTGTTGCCATCCAGCCCTCCGTAGCGTTTACGCCATTTGCGACGAAGAGATGGGGTTCTTTGAAAACTGGTATGGGGAAATGACACAAGACAAGATTGTGGAACTATCAGTATTTAATGTACCCCCTTTGTTTTAATGTAGCTACTTAGTTCAAACCCTACAATCATTCAAGTATAATGCAGGTTGGATATcctgaaaaaaagagacacaacAGGGAATGTGGAAcctatgttgagtgtgtgatttttgtATGAATGACAATTGATATAATACAACACTATCTGCACTTCATGTTTATTTATACTTGTTTTTCATACTGAACGACAAAGGAACATCAGTGCCTATTTCAGATGTTTTGTAGAGTGTAGTTCAAGGCAGGATTCGACTGAAACAAGCCTGCTCATGTTGAGGATGTGTTGAGGATCTGGTTATCATTCATAACTGACAACACAGAGGTAAGCATAGTGCACCCTTTCTGTTGCCTTAGCCTTTGACAACATGCAATGCCACGTCTCATGTCCTGAATGAAAACACAGTTGGATTCAAAACAAGACTATTCTTTTCCCagagaagatttttttttcttaaagtaTGAAGCTTGTTAGGTCTATTGCCAAGTTGCTGaaaaatgttaaaataaaaacaaacttacCAAAGATATGgattttcctctgtttcttgACTTGTGTTTTCCATGTTGCCTTGAGGAATATGAGACTCTCTGTCCAGTGATCCAGGCAGCTGAAGAACTCCTGCGCAGACTTGAGCAGAAAATAAGTGCTGTGTCTGTTTAAGACATAATTAGACCTTCAACAAAGGGAAAGTTCTTCATTTAGAAGCTCCTTGTTTGTGTCCCAAGCCCGTTGTCGTTGTGCATGCATGAGCATGTGCACTTGAAGCTGACTTTCTGAATGAATGGgatggagtgaaagaggagatgTTGATGACAGGGAGGGACTTTTACTCAACATCTGGAAAGcaacaacattaaaaaaagggggggggtggggggtaggagGCATAACCTGCAAGTTATAAATAGCTTGGGAAGTTCAACTTTCAGGGTTCAATAGTTATTATTTGTGATATTTGGCATAAAAAGGCTAATGTACATGGCCTGCATGAAATTACACCCTACGTGAGCCTAAATTCAACTTAATTGCGACTGGGATACTACTAGGCAAGAACAACTGAATAACTGCAGTATTGCATGCAGTAGGTTATGCTCTATTGACAACAACAGAGGCAACCTTAGAGTACCTGAAAGACAAAAATAGGGACGGACAAGCATAAGGGAAAAATGCTATTACATGCTATTACACAGCTGAAAGATGCCCATGACCTAGACGTCACAACACTCACTGAAATGCCAAACAACGACGTTTTAGCGTTTGCGGTGCGCGCACTGATTAGGAAGTTCGATCTGCACATTCTCTTTGCAGCATTGACGCGTGGTCCGCAGTGTGAACTCAACATTTCCTGTCATGCGCAATCACATAGGAAGTAGCCCtccccatagacatatataccttGTACCGCATGCAATTGAAATGCCTTGAATACTCTTATAAAATAATTCGAGAACTCCCTTCGTATAGACATAGACCACATGAATTCACGCAGTCCTTGTTTACGTTTGGGATTAAGGGTATTATTTGAGTCTCTGGACTTTAGAAATTGTTACACATTCCCAGGGAAGACTGCACGTTTTCACACTTTGTTTACAGATTGTCAGAAGAGTTCGGTGTTCTTGTTTCAGTTACTTCAAAAACGTTTCCTTCGGAACAAAAACATgccaaagaaaaataaatcggtaagcttcgGCTTATATCGTATACTGACAACGCGCCATCACCGATCAAGATGCTGAAAAATCCCAAGACCACTGTATAATGCCTTTCTTGGTTTATATCGCAGTGGctaatctctctcccccatcacaGGTTTACGTGAGGCTGGTGTTGATATATGCCCCGTGTAAAATGTATGTAACTCTTTGTGAATGTGTAGGGTAAAGGCGTGAAAGCACGGTCAGAAGAGACCACACCAGGCCCAATTTCTCGAAATAAAACTGGAGGAATTTCCATTGCTGTACACGCGAAGCCTGGTTCCAAGCAAAATGCCATTACTGGTAGGTGAACCTAaaccagagacgttataaggACTTTGCTTAGACCAAATAATGTGGTATTAAGGTGGAGATAATGTTGATAATTAAGGTGTTGTTAATGAAAGGCCTTTTTGCGCACAATACGACACATTTGATGGTAGTCGCGCATTATAAAATTGGTGGTGACAGCTTTGACTTGTGTTGTAGATGTGTCGTCAGAGGCAGTAGGTGTCGCTATCGCTGCACCCCCAACTGATGGTGAGGCCAATACTGAGCTTGTCCGTTATCTATCCAAGGTGCTGAACGTGAAGAAAAGCGAAATAGTTCTCGATAAGGTATGCCTGGAAGCAGTTACAAACATTATTTGATGCATCACGCACGTCTCGTGCCATATATGCTTAGCTTTGTATGTACTATATCTCTACAGGGCTCTAGATCCAGAGAGAAGATCATTAATGTGTCTGGATCATTAAGCCCTGAAGAAGTCCTGGAGAGACTGAAGGCAGAGTCCTCTCAGTGATTTCTCTGATGGTGTCTTACTTGATTCAGGCATGTCAGAAAAAAGAACAATATTTGCGGAAAACTTACAGACAGAAGACCTTGTGATGCCACGTGATTTGTCATAATAACCTTCAACATGTTTCCCTAAGATTACCCTATTCTACATTTCCATATACATTCATCATAGTGGAAACAAGATTCAGTTGACAAGATATTTTAACCAAAACACAATGCCTGCCGAAATATTGATTATCATTATGTTCTTCATACACTCCAATATTGTTGATTAGCGGTAAAGCAAGTGAGCAGGTTAAAGCACAGAGAAAAATTCCCTAGAAAAATGTAATCTGTGTCTATATCTCCACATATTATAGTGTGGCAAGAAATACTGACACAGTCCAGAAGTCCACAGTCCGCTCAAAATGCCCAGAGAGGTGTTTCAGATCCTATTGTAACAGCTACAAAGACACATTTATCACTGAGAAAAGGAATTTAATTAAGATGTTTAATTAGGAATTTACAATTAATCAAAGAGACAGCAGTCTTAAGGGATATTTATTTTGCTTGACAAATGGAGAGGTCTGGTGGCtggcatttttatttgtttaatttcattGATTTAAATTGTTTGTTGTTTAGTCTGAGTAGTTtggtttttctgttttgtgaaTACCAAATGTGACTGATGGTGGCATCAAATGATACTACTGTGGACAATTGTCAACAATGTCAAATTCTGCATCTTAAAGGGTCTTTCTGGTCAGTGGTAGAGTATCTTACTGTTtatttgtatataaatgcttgTTTGTGAAAATAAAATAGTTGATTGATGTTTATAATTTATTGTTGTCTTTATTGCTTTTAGAATCCAGCTGGTTCATCAAAATGATTGACATGTAGACTTTGTGTGTTGAAGCGCCGCCTTTGACAGGCCATGGGTATAGTGATGACCAATGATGTGGTCTGTAAATGGTTAAAATTAAGGAGTAGTTAAAATGATGTCAAGATTTGATGTACAGTGAAATGGATGATACAGAATTTGTATTACTAAATAATGCAGGTGTAATAGTGACGTCAATGGAAATATAAtggaaattattattttttttttttataagtatGTTTATTGAGCATCGACGATACAAAATGAGGACATAAAAGAGATACTGTACAATGCTCACATTTTTCCCAATTTTACAATTTAcagtaaccccccaccccactcccacacacccacccacaccgcATACCCCTGTAGAGGTCCCAACCCTACCTGTCTGTAGgtgaagggaaaagaaaaaagagaagagagaagagaagaaaaaataaataaaaagaaaaaaccaaGAGAGAATAAACTAACATTTTGGGAATGTAAGTTTTAGTGGTACGTCAGCATAACTCAGATATCTGACTCCTCAGGTGTAATATCTAATGAGTCTATAATTAACAACAAGGGGTTCCAGATTTTGTCAAATTTCCTCAGAGAGCCCTTGAGGGAAAACCTTAATCTCTAACTTTTAGTTGTGTAGAACTTCCTTAACCCATCGAGTATAGGATGGTGGCAAGTTGTGCTTCCAGTTCAACAAAATTAAGCGCCTAGCCAACAGAGTGCAAAAGGCCATAGAATGTCGTGCCTCAGCCGTTAAGATGTTGTTTGGGATaccaaagagtgcagagaggggatgggggtCAGCCACAAAATGGTAAGCAATTTGAAGGGTATCGAATATTTTGGACCAGAAGTCTGTAAGCTTTGGACATGACCAAAACATGTGTATGAGATCGGCAGGGGACTGGTTGCATCTATCACAAGAGTCGGCTACATTGGGATAGAATTTAGACAGTCTATGATTGGTGTAGTAATTCCTGTGTATCAGTTTACATTGGATCAGCCCGTGTCGGGCACAGACAGAAGAGTTGTGGACCAACTCAAGGATATTGTCCCACTGATCTTCTTCAAAATTGAGCCCTAGATCCTGTTCCCACAAATGTTTTGTATGTTGTGGGAAAACTGAAGTGATGACGTCCATTGCATTAAAAATATGGGAGATATTCCCTTTCTGATTGGGGTTTATCCTGAGAAGGGTGTCTAACAGAGTCTGAGGGGGAGTGTTCGGGAAGTCAGGGTAGTTTTTCTGGGCAAAATGtctaatttgaaaaaaaaaacggaaaaggtgagatgaggggagatTAAATTTAGACGATAGGTCACTGAAAGACATGAATGTACCATTATCATAGAGGTCATTGATAGATGCTACACCTCTCTCCGACCACAACTGAAATGCAGAGTCCATAATGGATGGTTTAAAACTGTGATTATGGGATACTGGGGCATGAATAGAGGAACCTTGCAAGCCAAAATGCTTCCTGAATTGCAACCATATCTTAAATGACTGCTTAACTACTGGATTAAGTGGAGAACACAGCCATGACCGCAGTGAGACCTGGGATGATGACATTTCAATATGGACCCAGGCAGGCTGGTCGGTGGTATGTTTGTCAGTCCAGTACAAAAGCTTGTGAATATTAGCTGCCCAATAGTAATATAAAAAATTGGGAAGAGCAAGGCCCCCTGTGCTCTTAGGAAGCTGCAATGGAAATTATTTTATGAAAATACATATTCATTACTACATTCTAACAAACAGTAACATGCTGTGATGATGAGCTATCCTTTGGCAAGAGGGGAAGCACAAAAAATGAAACATTAATCaccaaattacacacacacacacatacacgcaggcacacacacacacacacacacacaaacactcgatGCGCACAGGATCATGGGACCAACCATACGCCATAACCTAACAAGGAACTCACTCACCACAAACATAGGAGCGCTCACACCTGTGACGCTACAATACTTTTTACACCCACCCTACAAAAGCATATTTTAACCAACCATTAATGAAACCAATCACGAACCGCGTCCAACAAAACGAAGCCCAAGCGCATCCCACTAattggggatttttttttaatttttatttgtgATGCTCAAAACATTAGTAATCATCTGTAATCCATTTTCAAGCCTCACAGTTGGTTGAGCAAGTAATTTTTATGTGCAAGCACTGGCAGATtgacatatactgtatgaaGGGGATTAAAGGAAACATTTACACAATGTAAAATAATTGTGAGCATAGTTCAAAACTGACAGAAATGTCTTCTGTATCTGAGGGTAAAAGACGGTGAAATGATTGACAAAGCCAGTTTATCCTCCATGTGTTTCCGGATCACAGCATGCCAGTAGTGTCTGGCTACCTTCTACAGCCCTCTCGGAAGCTTATGACTCACACTCAGCCCCCGCAGGTCATAGGGGACGTTTGCGAGCGTCAGAAACACAGAAGATAGTCACGGCTGGGCACCTGGCTTCTCTTTCAGAGATGGGACTTTGGTGCTGCCAACTGCAGAGTTCAAATGTGGGAGATTGTTGCGAGGTGAGACTTTAGCTGGTGATCATGATGACATCATGTCAGAAGCTATGAAACTCTGTCTTTTAGAGTGGACGGTGCCCTCATTCTTTTTACGGAGTTTCAGATAAACAGGTTTCACTTTGGTGTATCATTTTCACAGAGTTCTTTCTTATCCAGAAGGAAGGCATGTGTTGAAACGTATACCAGGACTTCTTCAGTATCATTATCAGAAAACATTACAGATAACCTTTAATATATTGGCAGGTAAGATCTTAATGCCATGGGATGAATGGTTATTTATAAAAGGATTCCTCAATATGCCATTTGTTAATTCATCTGTGATCTGATGGTATTTAAGGGGTACCCCATTAGAATCCCTTCTTTGTAGGTGTGGGAGATGGCATTTAGGGCTACCCCAGCAGAACCCCTTCTTTGTAGGTGTGGGAGATGTTATGATGTGGAGTTTGTGGTTTCCATGGAGGCTCAGGGGGATCTCAGGTTGAAGCATGACTTGGAGGTGCCTAGACCTCAGGGTAGCTTGCAAATTTGAAGGAATTTGAAAAAGTGATGGTATTAAGATAAGGTATTAAGATAAGGTTTTAAGTAAATTGTAATTGTACATTTGAAGTACATTCGATGTCCTAAGGTAGTGTTTCAAACACTGAAACCATTTATGGAAGAAGAAGATGTGCTTACCTTGTATTTTCATACCATTGATCACATAAAACCTCACTGAGCTCGACACTGGTAGTGGCATGACATTTCCCTGTTTGCTTTCAAAAACAGCCCTCTTCTGGGAATGCAGAGATTGGACCTGAAGTGCCTGTGAACAGTTTTTAATTGTTAGTCAATAAGCacataaaatatacagtatgtgttgcCTGGGAAAAGTTAAATTGCATTTAATCCTAAACTAAAGCAAAGCATATTGAAGTAGTTTACATGAAACCCAGGGTGTAGGTGTTGGTTGAAAAAAGTGAGCTTAAACACCCTCTTTCCCATTATTTCTGTGAGCTACCTGTGCAAGCCGGTTGCTATCTTACATGAATAAGTAATGATGTATGAAAATAAGTTGATCATTTGAATGATTTGAATGATTTTTCAAATAATTAATTTTCAGAACGATCCATACAAGTAATACCGTCCGTGCCACTGCTGACACTGTCGTGTTCTTGTTGTGCAAGGAAGCCCTCTGTAACCATAATGATTTTTGGTAAAGCTTTCTgaattttttttgcaaatgctTTGAGAGTTTGAGACTTTGAGAGTTTGATACTTTGagactctccactctccacagTTCCCCACTGAATTGTATTTCGGTACATGCTGACACTCGTGTACCCTGTCAAAACAGCTTTGTGGAGGAAGTGTTTTTAAAGAACTACCTCAGGGAAATCTCATCTCAACAGCATTCGTTAACAACCAAATAGTCTTTTTATAATTTAAACTGCCACACTGTCAGAGTTTGTAAGACTCCCCTTTCTTCTTAAAGAAGTA
Above is a genomic segment from Clupea harengus chromosome 3, Ch_v2.0.2, whole genome shotgun sequence containing:
- the glsl gene encoding glutaminase liver isoform, mitochondrial isoform X1 — its product is MLCVLQQYWALQVQSLHSQKRAVFESKQGNVMPLPVSSSVRFYVINGMKIQVCAGVLQLPGSLDRESHIPQGNMENTSQETEENPYLCFQRTPSLRRKWRKRYGGLDGNKLLEPNKEEDVRENSEITEAPLDRNLSPVKGDENQETPLPGNIPHPLPRNSFQSQRPVSFVSPGSTGLPSFIGNGSQKPPLPQGDHERQTPQPWLTAGRPDAQQGQQKRKGASDVLFDSFASNGKVNTNHFFEPMWTSGIQRTDPRIKDCYILMRKLQDSDGTVDRNTFQRCVTGFVSFILKALQGRFVIPDFFTFTEETQKLFVKCKQLSSVKQEKDTGSEDLGKWGVSVCTVDGQRLSLGDWSEPCVLGEISRPVVYSLAVDQLGSDYVHRYVGVEEFSKFDSPFTLTKQGVPHSPLIETGAIVCTSLLQLTVRPGPEEEEKYESVLNVIRRLCNKEHANLNCISHQNLRKDSIRLHALSFYLQEMKCFPESVDMNATLDLMLQCSSTEVSCESGAAMAATFANGGLCPLSGDQVLSPSAVRNTLSMMQVAGMNDYSRIFHFKTSVPAKSSTSGAVLIVVPGVLGLMAWSPGLDAFENSWKAVHFCEELVSSFQLHSFDIRTPFRQVLSYRQWKVESEGYQIMNILLAAFRGDMPSLRRYFLAGADMNAVDYDGRSALHVAASEGHLEVIKFLMENTGASCLVKDRWGNTALQEAVRCNHRPTAQLLKKYLEQREVS
- the glsl gene encoding glutaminase liver isoform, mitochondrial isoform X2, whose product is MLCVLQQYWALQVQSLHSQKRAVFESKQGNVMPLPVSSSVRFYVINGMKIQVCAGVLQLPGSLDRESHIPQGNMENTSQETEENPYLCFQRTPSLRRKWRKRYGGLDGNKLLEPNKEEDVRENSEITEAPLDRNLSPVKGDENQETPLPGNIPHPLPRNSFQSQRPVSFVSPGSTGLPSFIGNGSQKPPLPQGDHERQTPQPWLTAGRPDAQQGQQKRKGASDVLFDSFASNGKVNTNHFFEPMWTSGIQRTDPRIKDCYILMRKLQDSDGTVDRNTFQRCVTGFVSFILKALQGRFVIPDFFTFTEETQKLFVKCKQLSSVKEKDTGSEDLGKWGVSVCTVDGQRLSLGDWSEPCVLGEISRPVVYSLAVDQLGSDYVHRYVGVEEFSKFDSPFTLTKQGVPHSPLIETGAIVCTSLLQLTVRPGPEEEEKYESVLNVIRRLCNKEHANLNCISHQNLRKDSIRLHALSFYLQEMKCFPESVDMNATLDLMLQCSSTEVSCESGAAMAATFANGGLCPLSGDQVLSPSAVRNTLSMMQVAGMNDYSRIFHFKTSVPAKSSTSGAVLIVVPGVLGLMAWSPGLDAFENSWKAVHFCEELVSSFQLHSFDIRTPFRQVLSYRQWKVESEGYQIMNILLAAFRGDMPSLRRYFLAGADMNAVDYDGRSALHVAASEGHLEVIKFLMENTGASCLVKDRWGNTALQEAVRCNHRPTAQLLKKYLEQREVS
- the c3h15orf40 gene encoding UPF0235 protein C15orf40 homolog — translated: MNSRSPCLRLGLRVLFESLDFRNCYTFPGKTARFHTLFTDCQKSSVFLFQLLQKRFLRNKNMPKKNKSGKGVKARSEETTPGPISRNKTGGISIAVHAKPGSKQNAITDVSSEAVGVAIAAPPTDGEANTELVRYLSKVLNVKKSEIVLDKGSRSREKIINVSGSLSPEEVLERLKAESSQ